From Styela clava chromosome 6, kaStyClav1.hap1.2, whole genome shotgun sequence, one genomic window encodes:
- the LOC120330638 gene encoding uncharacterized protein LOC120330638 isoform X2 — MQLMNFWIFFFFLRQVQSDCSSPSNIANGKNMISADTNYFWNKCSWNFNLPGATALYLQVTEIRLNSYIFVKYCSAKLYFNKEELNNCKNDDNFCVLYTSSSSCRISSTAFSTCHHRRETSNILVKLDGAGLLKMSYQFLPCVQDTTTNTIVNKTSVVYPTSSPETTDDAAIATTTTNRTSGDNSSVSPTYIIRDMSSLTPPIDGENITSTTMIMPQTTYWNVRQTSRNIMPATSDKDPTRNDSKINLEILIPIAIILSLVLIVSATVLLFYCRKNSTKTMFGGSDTAVVDCNIDQTNSNNRASGMIDNIIYATSTNDIASDHPETVDNILYMTSEQVVKSEYKKTSENTSGVQPEYATVNKILKPGNEEEKKLKECANEENSKTSSNMHLYAVVQKGT, encoded by the exons ATGCAATTAATGAATTTTTGGATATTTTTCT TTTTTCTTCGCCAAGTGCAAAGTGATTGTTCCAGCCCGAGCAATATCGCAAACGGAAAAAATATGATATCTGCTGACACTAATTATTTCTGGAACAAATGTTCGTGGAACTTTAATCTCCCCGGCGCTACCGCACTTTATCTACAAGTCACTGAAATCAGATTAAATTcctatatttttgtaaaatattgcaGCGCGAAGCTTTATTTTAATAAAG AAGAACTAAACAATTGCAAGAATGACGACAACTTCTGTGTTTTATATACGTCGAGTTCGTCATGTAGGATTTCATCAACAGCGTTTTCGACTTGCCATCATAGACGTGAGACTTCTAACATTTTAGTTAAGCTTGACGGAGCTGGATTGCTGAAAATGAGTTATCAATTTCTTCCATGCGTGCAAG aCACAACTACAAATACAATCGTAAACAAAACTTCCGTCGTTTATCCGACATCATCACCTGAAACCACGGATGACGCGGCAATTgcgacaacaacaacaaatagAACATCAG GTGATAATTCATCTGTGTCACCAACATACATTATCCGTGACATGTCATCTCTCACGCCACCTATTGATGGAGAAAATATAACTTCAACAACGATGATTATGCCACAGA CAACTTATTGGAACGTTCGTCAAACATCAAGAAATATAATGCCAGCGACAAGTGATAAAGATCCTACCAGAAATGATTCGAAAATAAATCTTGAAATATTGATACCAATTGCAATCATATTGTCACTGGTTTTGATTGTCTCAGCAACAGTACTACTCTTTTATTGCAG aaaaaattCCACTAAAACTATGTTTGGAGGCTCAGATACGGCAGTCGTTGATTGTAATATTGATCAAACCAATTCAAACAACCGAGCATCAGGGATGATTGATAATATCATTTACGCCACTTCCACCAACGATATTGCCAGTGACCATCCCGAAACCGTGGACAATATTCTCTACATGACTTCGGAGCAGGTGGTAAAGTCAGAATATAAAAAGACTTCTGAAAATACAAGTGGTGTACAACCGGAATATGCGACTGTTAATAAAATCTTGAAACCAGGTAATGAAGAAGAAAAGAAGTTGAAAGAATGCGCAAATgaagaaaattcaaaaacttcTTCCAATATGCATTTATACGCAGTTGTACAAAAAGGAACATAA
- the LOC120330638 gene encoding uncharacterized protein LOC120330638 isoform X1, with amino-acid sequence MQLMNFWIFFFFLRQVQSDCSSPSNIANGKNMISADTNYFWNKCSWNFNLPGATALYLQVTEIRLNSYIFVKYCSAKLYFNKEELNNCKNDDNFCVLYTSSSSCRISSTAFSTCHHRRETSNILVKLDGAGLLKMSYQFLPCVQDTTTNTIVNKTSVVYPTSSPETTDDAAIATTTTNRTSGDNSSVSPTYIIRDMSSLTPPIDGENITSTTMIMPQTTYWNVRQTSRNIMPATSDKDPTRNDSKINLEILIPIAIILSLVLIVSATVLLFYCSRKNSTKTMFGGSDTAVVDCNIDQTNSNNRASGMIDNIIYATSTNDIASDHPETVDNILYMTSEQVVKSEYKKTSENTSGVQPEYATVNKILKPGNEEEKKLKECANEENSKTSSNMHLYAVVQKGT; translated from the exons ATGCAATTAATGAATTTTTGGATATTTTTCT TTTTTCTTCGCCAAGTGCAAAGTGATTGTTCCAGCCCGAGCAATATCGCAAACGGAAAAAATATGATATCTGCTGACACTAATTATTTCTGGAACAAATGTTCGTGGAACTTTAATCTCCCCGGCGCTACCGCACTTTATCTACAAGTCACTGAAATCAGATTAAATTcctatatttttgtaaaatattgcaGCGCGAAGCTTTATTTTAATAAAG AAGAACTAAACAATTGCAAGAATGACGACAACTTCTGTGTTTTATATACGTCGAGTTCGTCATGTAGGATTTCATCAACAGCGTTTTCGACTTGCCATCATAGACGTGAGACTTCTAACATTTTAGTTAAGCTTGACGGAGCTGGATTGCTGAAAATGAGTTATCAATTTCTTCCATGCGTGCAAG aCACAACTACAAATACAATCGTAAACAAAACTTCCGTCGTTTATCCGACATCATCACCTGAAACCACGGATGACGCGGCAATTgcgacaacaacaacaaatagAACATCAG GTGATAATTCATCTGTGTCACCAACATACATTATCCGTGACATGTCATCTCTCACGCCACCTATTGATGGAGAAAATATAACTTCAACAACGATGATTATGCCACAGA CAACTTATTGGAACGTTCGTCAAACATCAAGAAATATAATGCCAGCGACAAGTGATAAAGATCCTACCAGAAATGATTCGAAAATAAATCTTGAAATATTGATACCAATTGCAATCATATTGTCACTGGTTTTGATTGTCTCAGCAACAGTACTACTCTTTTATTGCAG cagaaaaaattCCACTAAAACTATGTTTGGAGGCTCAGATACGGCAGTCGTTGATTGTAATATTGATCAAACCAATTCAAACAACCGAGCATCAGGGATGATTGATAATATCATTTACGCCACTTCCACCAACGATATTGCCAGTGACCATCCCGAAACCGTGGACAATATTCTCTACATGACTTCGGAGCAGGTGGTAAAGTCAGAATATAAAAAGACTTCTGAAAATACAAGTGGTGTACAACCGGAATATGCGACTGTTAATAAAATCTTGAAACCAGGTAATGAAGAAGAAAAGAAGTTGAAAGAATGCGCAAATgaagaaaattcaaaaacttcTTCCAATATGCATTTATACGCAGTTGTACAAAAAGGAACATAA
- the LOC120330638 gene encoding uncharacterized protein LOC120330638 isoform X3, with protein sequence MQLMNFWIFFFFLRQVQSDCSSPSNIANGKNMISADTNYFWNKCSWNFNLPGATALYLQVTEIRLNSYIFVKYCSAKLYFNKEELNNCKNDDNFCVLYTSSSSCRISSTAFSTCHHRRETSNILVKLDGAGLLKMSYQFLPCVQDTTTNTIVNKTSVVYPTSSPETTDDAAIATTTTNRTSATYWNVRQTSRNIMPATSDKDPTRNDSKINLEILIPIAIILSLVLIVSATVLLFYCSRKNSTKTMFGGSDTAVVDCNIDQTNSNNRASGMIDNIIYATSTNDIASDHPETVDNILYMTSEQVVKSEYKKTSENTSGVQPEYATVNKILKPGNEEEKKLKECANEENSKTSSNMHLYAVVQKGT encoded by the exons ATGCAATTAATGAATTTTTGGATATTTTTCT TTTTTCTTCGCCAAGTGCAAAGTGATTGTTCCAGCCCGAGCAATATCGCAAACGGAAAAAATATGATATCTGCTGACACTAATTATTTCTGGAACAAATGTTCGTGGAACTTTAATCTCCCCGGCGCTACCGCACTTTATCTACAAGTCACTGAAATCAGATTAAATTcctatatttttgtaaaatattgcaGCGCGAAGCTTTATTTTAATAAAG AAGAACTAAACAATTGCAAGAATGACGACAACTTCTGTGTTTTATATACGTCGAGTTCGTCATGTAGGATTTCATCAACAGCGTTTTCGACTTGCCATCATAGACGTGAGACTTCTAACATTTTAGTTAAGCTTGACGGAGCTGGATTGCTGAAAATGAGTTATCAATTTCTTCCATGCGTGCAAG aCACAACTACAAATACAATCGTAAACAAAACTTCCGTCGTTTATCCGACATCATCACCTGAAACCACGGATGACGCGGCAATTgcgacaacaacaacaaatagAACATCAG CAACTTATTGGAACGTTCGTCAAACATCAAGAAATATAATGCCAGCGACAAGTGATAAAGATCCTACCAGAAATGATTCGAAAATAAATCTTGAAATATTGATACCAATTGCAATCATATTGTCACTGGTTTTGATTGTCTCAGCAACAGTACTACTCTTTTATTGCAG cagaaaaaattCCACTAAAACTATGTTTGGAGGCTCAGATACGGCAGTCGTTGATTGTAATATTGATCAAACCAATTCAAACAACCGAGCATCAGGGATGATTGATAATATCATTTACGCCACTTCCACCAACGATATTGCCAGTGACCATCCCGAAACCGTGGACAATATTCTCTACATGACTTCGGAGCAGGTGGTAAAGTCAGAATATAAAAAGACTTCTGAAAATACAAGTGGTGTACAACCGGAATATGCGACTGTTAATAAAATCTTGAAACCAGGTAATGAAGAAGAAAAGAAGTTGAAAGAATGCGCAAATgaagaaaattcaaaaacttcTTCCAATATGCATTTATACGCAGTTGTACAAAAAGGAACATAA